In the genome of Armatimonadota bacterium, one region contains:
- a CDS encoding KGG domain-containing protein, translating to MAGEAPKKKRPRGGGFAANPELAREAGRKGGLKVRDTYGSERYADIGRQGGETVREKYGSDYFREIGSKGGKVSTKGPKPEDEPAA from the coding sequence ATGGCAGGAGAAGCGCCAAAGAAAAAGCGGCCGCGTGGCGGCGGGTTTGCCGCGAATCCGGAACTCGCCAGGGAAGCGGGCCGCAAAGGCGGTCTCAAGGTGCGGGATACGTACGGCTCCGAGCGCTATGCCGACATCGGTCGGCAGGGCGGCGAGACTGTGCGGGAAAAGTATGGCAGTGATTATTTCCGCGAGATCGGCAGCAAGGGAGGAAAGGTCAGCACCAAGGGTCCAAAGCCCGAGGACGAGCCGGCTGCCTGA